Proteins from a single region of Eretmochelys imbricata isolate rEreImb1 chromosome 20, rEreImb1.hap1, whole genome shotgun sequence:
- the LIMA1 gene encoding LIM domain and actin-binding protein 1 isoform X1, which produces MEPSPFNRRQWTSHSLRITAKELSLVNKNKSSALLERFSKYQKAAEEATAEKKRNNTENLPPHLKRGTLSVLKKKWENPILGTQSGTETLQSNCTEVRQKVASPSVGVETNTASEAETDQISRVYTRSQLRSPSGAFGQLKYPSVDSKESKIHSLESDKMENCVRESRQVGKPEASENPDSSGKIEKYSIPLNKLKMMFEKGEATQTKIFRDQSRTAGSRRISENSFSSEDLDICSGERSHNASDHLVCSSPTFSPDKPETRRNLEMPPLTETSIKDRMAKYQAAVSKQGSSTGHMNEIQASDSEIKSYKSEQKENVPPSPEDSISHQDGDKVFFSEKSLGFHSNLSEDGTIELNSQSETEAKRRVYAKQQSSNSKPANQTDPSPPKVVKKFQLPVKETCVACQKTVYPMERLFANQQVFHVSCFRCSHCNSKLSLGTYASLRGNIYCKPHFNQLFKSKGNYDEGFGHKQHKELWVSKTENEESLEKSAHTENTIEGPQSPGVEDAPIAKVGVLAASMEAKVSALPGREEKPAETKKLRIAWPPPSELGSQGSALEEGIKVFKPKWPPEDEVSKPDVQEDVDLDLRKLRRTSSLKERSRPFTVAASFRTMSVKGHKTENVSSPSKADRVMFKPSEELEREAVMERKQKGKKAENGNIQNTQEKNKELEEERGREVPDVKADREENWIQNGQVGMETDDEENATVQQPSPNEEIFDSNSPKRISLSNVVTAKELSPSQNSKSKDDVFWEGEDVEDLSVEEQIKRNRYYEEEDEDEE; this is translated from the exons gtatcagaaagcagctgaagaagctactgcagagaaaaaaagaaat AACACAGAAAATCTTCCCCCTCATTTGAAAAGGGGGACTCTGAGTGTGTTAAAGAAGAAGTGGGAGAATCCAATATTGGGAACACAGTCTGGGACGGAAACCCTACAAAGCAACTGTACTGAGGTTAGGCAGAAGGTCGCCAGCCCCAGTGTTGGAGTAGAAACCAACACTGCTTCTGAAGCAGAAACTGACCAAATATCAAGGGTCTATACTAGATCTCAACTCCGATCGCCTTCTGGAGCCTTTGGCCAATTGAAATATCCAAGTGTTGACAGCAAGGAGTCTAAGATCCACTCATTGGAGAGTGATAAAATGGAAAATTGTGTAAGAGAATCCAGACAAGTAGGCAAACCTGAGGCCAGTGAAAACCCGGACTCATCAGGGAAGATAGAGAAATATAGCATCCCACTAAACAAACTAAAGATGATGTTTGAGAAGGGCGAAGCAACTCAAACAAAG ATTTTTCGGGACCAGAGTAGGACTGCAGGTAGCAGGAGAATCTCTGAAAACAGCTTCTCTTCAGAGGACCTTGACATCTGCTCTGGAGAGAGGAGCCATAATGCTTCAG ATCACCTGGTGTGTAGCTCTCCAACATTCAGCCCAGACAAGCCAGAGACTAGAAGAAACCTGGAGATGCCTCCCCTAACAGAAACTTCAATAAAGGATAGAATGGCAAAATACCAGGCAGCTGTTTCCAAGCAAGGCAGCTCCACAGGCCACATG AATGAGATTCAAGCCAGTGACAGTGAAATCAAGAGTTACAAATCTGAGCAGAAGGAGAATGTGCCTCCAAGTCCTGAGGACTCCATTTCCCATCAGGATGGGGATAAG GTTTTCTTCAGTGAGAAGAGTCTGGGTTTCCACTCCAATCTTTCTGAAGATGGCACCA ttgAACTAAACTCGCAGAGTGAGACTGAAGCCAAGAGACGTGTCTATGCGAAACAGCAGAGCTCTAATTCCAAACCAGCCAACCAGACTGACCCCTCTCCACCAAAAGTAGTAAAG AAGTTTCAGCTGCCAGTGAAGGAAACCTGTGTTGCATGTCAGAAGACAGTGTACCCAATGGAACGTCTCTTTGCCAACCAGCAGGTGTTTCATGTCAGCTGCTTCCGCTGTTCACATTGCAATAGCAAACTCAG TCTTGGAACATATGCATCTCTACGTGGGAATATTTATTGCAAGCCTCACTTCAATCAGCTCTTTAAATCCAAAGGCAACTATGATGAAGGTTTTGGGCACAAACAGCACAAGGAACTATGGGTAAGCAAAACTGAGAACGAAGAGTCCCTGGAGAAATCTGCCCACACTGAAAATACAATAGAAGGCCCTCAAAGTCCAGGAGTAGAGGATGCCCCAATTGCAAAGGTGGGAGTTCTTGCAGCTAGCATGGAAGCAAAAGTTTCAGCTTTGCCTGGAAGGGAAGAGAAACCAGCAGAAACAAAAAAACTGAGGATTGCATGGCCACCTCCATCAGAGCTAGGTAGTCAAGGAAGTGCATTGGAAGAGGGTATCAAAGTATTTAAGCCAAAGTGGCCCCCAGAAGATGAGGTGTCAAAGCCAGATGTGCAGGAGGATGTGGACCTGGATCTCAGAAAACTACGAAGAACATCCTCACTGAAGGAAAGAAGTCGTCCATTTACAGTAGCAGCCTCATTTAGAACAATGTCTGTTAAGGGCCATAAAACAGAGAACGTATCTTCTCCTTCCAAAGCAGACAGGGTCATGTTCAAACCAAGTGAAGAACTAGAGAGGGAGGCAGTGATGGAAAgaaagcaaaagggaaaaaaagctgaGAATGGGAACATCCAGAACACTCAAGAAAAGAATAAAGAACtggaggaagaaagaggaagggaaGTACCTGATGTCAAGGCAGACAGGGAAGAAAACTGGATACAGAATGGTCAGGTGGGTATGGAGACAGATGATGAAGAAAATGCCACAGTGCAGCAGCCATCTCCAAATGAAGAAATATTTGACTCCAACTCTCCTAAACGTATCAGCTTATCGAACGTGGTCACTGCTAAGGAATTATCCCCTAGCCAGAACAGCAAATCCAAAGATGATGTGTTCTGGGAAGGTGAAGATGTGGAAGATTTGTCTGTGGAAGAACAGATCAAGAGGAATCGTTACTATGAGGAAGAGGATGAAGATGAAGAATAA
- the LIMA1 gene encoding LIM domain and actin-binding protein 1 isoform X2 encodes MENCVRESRQVGKPEASENPDSSGKIEKYSIPLNKLKMMFEKGEATQTKIFRDQSRTAGSRRISENSFSSEDLDICSGERSHNASDHLVCSSPTFSPDKPETRRNLEMPPLTETSIKDRMAKYQAAVSKQGSSTGHMNEIQASDSEIKSYKSEQKENVPPSPEDSISHQDGDKVFFSEKSLGFHSNLSEDGTIELNSQSETEAKRRVYAKQQSSNSKPANQTDPSPPKVVKKFQLPVKETCVACQKTVYPMERLFANQQVFHVSCFRCSHCNSKLSLGTYASLRGNIYCKPHFNQLFKSKGNYDEGFGHKQHKELWVSKTENEESLEKSAHTENTIEGPQSPGVEDAPIAKVGVLAASMEAKVSALPGREEKPAETKKLRIAWPPPSELGSQGSALEEGIKVFKPKWPPEDEVSKPDVQEDVDLDLRKLRRTSSLKERSRPFTVAASFRTMSVKGHKTENVSSPSKADRVMFKPSEELEREAVMERKQKGKKAENGNIQNTQEKNKELEEERGREVPDVKADREENWIQNGQVGMETDDEENATVQQPSPNEEIFDSNSPKRISLSNVVTAKELSPSQNSKSKDDVFWEGEDVEDLSVEEQIKRNRYYEEEDEDEE; translated from the exons ATGGAAAATTGTGTAAGAGAATCCAGACAAGTAGGCAAACCTGAGGCCAGTGAAAACCCGGACTCATCAGGGAAGATAGAGAAATATAGCATCCCACTAAACAAACTAAAGATGATGTTTGAGAAGGGCGAAGCAACTCAAACAAAG ATTTTTCGGGACCAGAGTAGGACTGCAGGTAGCAGGAGAATCTCTGAAAACAGCTTCTCTTCAGAGGACCTTGACATCTGCTCTGGAGAGAGGAGCCATAATGCTTCAG ATCACCTGGTGTGTAGCTCTCCAACATTCAGCCCAGACAAGCCAGAGACTAGAAGAAACCTGGAGATGCCTCCCCTAACAGAAACTTCAATAAAGGATAGAATGGCAAAATACCAGGCAGCTGTTTCCAAGCAAGGCAGCTCCACAGGCCACATG AATGAGATTCAAGCCAGTGACAGTGAAATCAAGAGTTACAAATCTGAGCAGAAGGAGAATGTGCCTCCAAGTCCTGAGGACTCCATTTCCCATCAGGATGGGGATAAG GTTTTCTTCAGTGAGAAGAGTCTGGGTTTCCACTCCAATCTTTCTGAAGATGGCACCA ttgAACTAAACTCGCAGAGTGAGACTGAAGCCAAGAGACGTGTCTATGCGAAACAGCAGAGCTCTAATTCCAAACCAGCCAACCAGACTGACCCCTCTCCACCAAAAGTAGTAAAG AAGTTTCAGCTGCCAGTGAAGGAAACCTGTGTTGCATGTCAGAAGACAGTGTACCCAATGGAACGTCTCTTTGCCAACCAGCAGGTGTTTCATGTCAGCTGCTTCCGCTGTTCACATTGCAATAGCAAACTCAG TCTTGGAACATATGCATCTCTACGTGGGAATATTTATTGCAAGCCTCACTTCAATCAGCTCTTTAAATCCAAAGGCAACTATGATGAAGGTTTTGGGCACAAACAGCACAAGGAACTATGGGTAAGCAAAACTGAGAACGAAGAGTCCCTGGAGAAATCTGCCCACACTGAAAATACAATAGAAGGCCCTCAAAGTCCAGGAGTAGAGGATGCCCCAATTGCAAAGGTGGGAGTTCTTGCAGCTAGCATGGAAGCAAAAGTTTCAGCTTTGCCTGGAAGGGAAGAGAAACCAGCAGAAACAAAAAAACTGAGGATTGCATGGCCACCTCCATCAGAGCTAGGTAGTCAAGGAAGTGCATTGGAAGAGGGTATCAAAGTATTTAAGCCAAAGTGGCCCCCAGAAGATGAGGTGTCAAAGCCAGATGTGCAGGAGGATGTGGACCTGGATCTCAGAAAACTACGAAGAACATCCTCACTGAAGGAAAGAAGTCGTCCATTTACAGTAGCAGCCTCATTTAGAACAATGTCTGTTAAGGGCCATAAAACAGAGAACGTATCTTCTCCTTCCAAAGCAGACAGGGTCATGTTCAAACCAAGTGAAGAACTAGAGAGGGAGGCAGTGATGGAAAgaaagcaaaagggaaaaaaagctgaGAATGGGAACATCCAGAACACTCAAGAAAAGAATAAAGAACtggaggaagaaagaggaagggaaGTACCTGATGTCAAGGCAGACAGGGAAGAAAACTGGATACAGAATGGTCAGGTGGGTATGGAGACAGATGATGAAGAAAATGCCACAGTGCAGCAGCCATCTCCAAATGAAGAAATATTTGACTCCAACTCTCCTAAACGTATCAGCTTATCGAACGTGGTCACTGCTAAGGAATTATCCCCTAGCCAGAACAGCAAATCCAAAGATGATGTGTTCTGGGAAGGTGAAGATGTGGAAGATTTGTCTGTGGAAGAACAGATCAAGAGGAATCGTTACTATGAGGAAGAGGATGAAGATGAAGAATAA